The Halogeometricum borinquense DSM 11551 genome window below encodes:
- a CDS encoding sporulation protein, which yields MKKILASVGIGNASVDTVLPSTTVSPGETVDAEVRVSGGDAEQSISAIDLEVETRYRTEEGYRDTTVGRMRLSESFDIEPGEETTYDAEITIPWETPLTLGSTEVWVETELEIDMAVDPEDVDYLDVQPTPRMQAVFDAAEELGFSLRTTECEADPYGRYVGGRRFVQEFEFRPSSGEFRGDVDEIELVFVPSASSLDVFVEVDRRGGIFSEALDVDERHTKFSLTDDNPSVASVRDRLREEIRANL from the coding sequence ATGAAGAAAATCCTCGCAAGCGTCGGAATCGGTAACGCCAGCGTCGATACCGTTCTGCCCTCCACCACCGTCTCGCCCGGTGAGACGGTCGATGCCGAAGTGCGGGTCAGCGGCGGCGACGCCGAACAGTCGATCAGTGCAATCGACCTCGAAGTCGAGACGCGGTACCGAACCGAAGAGGGGTACAGGGACACGACCGTCGGGCGAATGCGTCTCAGTGAATCGTTCGATATCGAACCCGGCGAAGAGACGACGTACGACGCCGAGATCACGATCCCGTGGGAAACGCCGCTGACTCTCGGATCCACCGAAGTGTGGGTGGAAACGGAGTTAGAGATCGACATGGCCGTCGATCCCGAGGACGTGGACTATCTCGACGTGCAACCCACACCGCGGATGCAGGCCGTCTTCGACGCCGCAGAAGAACTCGGCTTCTCACTCCGGACCACCGAATGCGAGGCCGACCCGTACGGTCGATACGTGGGCGGGCGTCGCTTCGTCCAGGAGTTCGAGTTCCGTCCCTCCAGTGGGGAGTTCCGCGGCGATGTAGACGAAATCGAACTCGTCTTCGTCCCCTCGGCGTCATCGCTGGACGTGTTCGTGGAGGTAGACCGCCGCGGCGGTATCTTCTCGGAAGCTCTCGACGTTGACGAGCGACACACGAAGTTCAGCCTGACCGACGACAACCCGAGCGTCGCGTCGGTTCGGGACCGACTGCGTGAAGAGATTCGCGCAAACCTGTGA
- a CDS encoding helix-turn-helix transcriptional regulator, producing MSSTVLRSVLSFGAAVLVLLGVIGAPVAAAPGTTVTSETVATIDGITYVWQSSSTDVRVETEKPISSSASVCIGPESGNATVACSAGNGTTSVTLTVSKWPTEVTGPQNVYVNGTDGETRVSERVVFVMTKDGDIDDDGLSNKEEVNGKTGFRTADTDDDGLNDGEEVNTHGTDPTKSDSDNDNLGDSLEVSTYNTNPTDPHTDSDNLKDGVEVNKYSTSPTNGDTDDDGLSDAAEIRTYNTNPNKADTDGDSLSDGAEINTHETNASKPDTDNDNLADAIEVEETNTNPNKADTDSDGLKDGAEVNVHGTDPNKPDTDGDGTSDKVEIEQGTNPGEDTQPDTPISTSAAFALLGTTVLAVGGGYLWWRSRGGGAPATTDDGDDSGGAATVDQATAVSDTTGTNTSETASEPGPEPAGYDAPTTAGAKGGADDTEYDEPLTREDEIIAILEEAGGRLEQSTIVSETGWSKATVSRVLSSMADEGRVTKISLGRRNLITLPGYEPDGARSPFENPT from the coding sequence ATGTCTTCAACCGTACTTCGGTCCGTACTCTCGTTCGGCGCGGCCGTACTCGTCCTCCTCGGCGTGATCGGTGCGCCAGTGGCGGCGGCGCCCGGAACGACGGTCACCTCGGAAACCGTGGCCACCATCGACGGAATCACATACGTCTGGCAGTCATCATCCACCGACGTACGGGTTGAGACAGAAAAACCGATTTCATCGTCAGCGTCCGTCTGTATTGGACCGGAGAGCGGAAACGCGACCGTCGCGTGTTCGGCCGGGAACGGAACGACCTCAGTGACGCTCACCGTTTCGAAGTGGCCCACGGAGGTGACAGGGCCGCAGAACGTCTACGTAAACGGAACGGACGGAGAGACACGCGTCTCGGAAAGGGTCGTGTTCGTGATGACGAAGGACGGTGACATCGACGATGACGGCCTCTCGAACAAAGAGGAAGTGAACGGTAAAACCGGATTCCGGACCGCTGACACCGACGACGATGGTCTCAACGACGGGGAAGAGGTCAACACACACGGCACCGATCCGACCAAGAGTGACTCAGATAATGACAATCTCGGAGACTCGCTCGAAGTCTCGACGTACAACACGAACCCGACAGACCCCCACACCGACAGCGACAACCTCAAAGACGGCGTCGAGGTGAACAAGTACTCGACATCGCCAACGAATGGCGACACAGACGACGACGGTCTCTCGGACGCTGCCGAGATTCGAACGTACAATACAAACCCCAACAAGGCAGACACCGACGGCGACAGCCTCTCAGACGGTGCCGAGATAAACACTCACGAGACGAATGCGAGTAAGCCCGATACGGACAACGACAATCTCGCGGACGCGATTGAAGTAGAAGAGACGAACACGAATCCGAACAAAGCCGACACCGATAGTGACGGCCTCAAAGACGGTGCCGAGGTGAACGTTCACGGAACGGACCCGAACAAACCAGACACCGACGGCGACGGAACGAGCGACAAGGTGGAGATAGAACAGGGGACCAATCCCGGAGAGGATACCCAACCGGATACGCCCATCTCGACGAGTGCCGCATTTGCCCTCCTCGGGACCACCGTCCTCGCCGTCGGTGGGGGCTACCTCTGGTGGCGGAGTCGGGGCGGTGGCGCGCCCGCGACGACCGACGACGGCGACGACTCGGGCGGTGCTGCTACCGTTGACCAAGCAACCGCGGTGTCTGACACGACGGGGACAAACACCTCGGAAACAGCGAGCGAGCCGGGTCCAGAACCAGCGGGCTACGACGCTCCAACGACAGCGGGAGCCAAAGGCGGTGCTGACGACACCGAATACGACGAACCCCTCACCCGAGAGGATGAAATCATCGCCATCCTCGAAGAAGCGGGCGGCCGACTGGAACAGAGTACCATCGTCTCGGAGACGGGATGGTCGAAGGCGACGGTCAGCCGTGTCCTCTCATCGATGGCTGACGAGGGACGCGTAACGAAAATCTCACTCGGCCGTCGGAACCTCATCACCCTGCCGGGCTACGAACCAGACGGGGCGCGGTCGCCGTTCGAGAATCCGACGTAG
- a CDS encoding aldo/keto reductase, whose product MHQNESDTFDIGGDLTVHRLGFGAMRITGENIIGKPDDEENAKRVLQTAVNLGVNLIDTADSYGPGVSERLIREALAPYPEELVVATKGGLLRNRDGDWLPHGDPDYLRNAHLCSLDRLGVESIDLYQLHRRDPDVDFEASVTALAELKDEGVIEHIGLSNVSVEQLETARDIVDVATVQNKFNLGHREDDDVLAACEEYDIGFIPWFPLAAGELDEKVDVLESVAENHDATEYQVMLAWLLQHSPVTLPIPGTSSVEHLKQNIGATRLELTDEEMARLDK is encoded by the coding sequence ATGCACCAAAACGAGAGCGACACGTTCGATATTGGCGGCGATCTGACAGTCCACCGACTCGGCTTCGGGGCGATGCGAATCACGGGTGAAAATATCATCGGCAAACCGGACGACGAGGAAAACGCAAAGCGCGTCCTTCAGACGGCGGTGAACCTCGGTGTCAACCTCATCGACACGGCAGACTCCTACGGACCGGGTGTGAGCGAACGGCTCATCCGAGAGGCACTGGCTCCCTACCCTGAAGAGTTAGTCGTCGCCACGAAAGGCGGCCTCCTACGCAACCGTGACGGCGACTGGCTTCCGCACGGTGACCCGGACTATCTACGGAACGCCCACCTGTGTAGCCTCGACCGACTGGGTGTAGAGAGCATCGACCTCTACCAACTTCACCGACGGGACCCCGACGTTGACTTCGAGGCGTCGGTCACAGCACTCGCAGAACTGAAAGACGAGGGAGTTATCGAACACATCGGACTCAGCAACGTGAGCGTCGAACAGTTAGAAACGGCGCGGGACATCGTAGACGTGGCGACGGTCCAAAACAAATTCAACCTCGGTCACCGCGAGGACGACGACGTGCTAGCGGCGTGTGAGGAGTACGACATCGGGTTCATCCCGTGGTTCCCACTTGCTGCAGGAGAGTTAGACGAGAAAGTGGATGTACTCGAATCAGTTGCTGAGAACCACGATGCCACCGAGTATCAGGTCATGCTCGCGTGGTTACTACAGCACTCACCGGTCACGCTCCCAATTCCGGGGACATCGAGCGTCGAACACCTAAAGCAGAACATCGGGGCGACGCGCCTCGAACTCACAGACGAAGAGATGGCGCGGCTGGATAAGTAA